In one Podarcis muralis chromosome 7, rPodMur119.hap1.1, whole genome shotgun sequence genomic region, the following are encoded:
- the LOC114590119 gene encoding rho guanine nucleotide exchange factor 11-like isoform X2 gives MGTIMLLWRNLFGLLVGPENGFLPSCCTVWYWLHRSSGLTWEHQRLCLTHNQCEEILQSMKSGLRQAENQHQLGTYQNWLDARSLQNSSHPLAVEYQAFTSCFSKTWSCS, from the exons ATGGGAACTATCATGCTCCTTTGGAGAAATTTATTTGGCTTACTTGTCGGTCCAGAGAACGGTTTTCTACCCTCTTGTTGCACAGTGTGGTATTGGTTGCACAGAAG CTCAGGGTTGACCTGGGAGCACCAGCGCCTTTGCCTGACGCACAACCAGTGCGAGGAAATCCTCCAGAGCATGAAGAGCGGGCTGAGGCAGGCGGAGAACCAACATCAACTAGGCACCTACCAGAATTGGCTGGATGCCAGGTCTCTGCAGAACAGCAGCCACCCGCTGGCCGTGGAATACCAG GCCTTCACGTCC